One stretch of Trichocoleus desertorum ATA4-8-CV12 DNA includes these proteins:
- a CDS encoding putative selenate ABC transporter substrate-binding protein: protein MKTGLVGLCLLLLPLVACSPQTNSTTSTPNATSKVQPLIAGAIPDQDPEKLQRLYGKLADYLTKELSVPVQYKPVTDYTAAVTAFKVGDLDLVWFGGLTGVQARLQVPGAEAIAQRDIDEKFHSIFIANKSSGLTPIQDEKGLTALKGHTFTFGSESSTSGRLMPQYFLQQAGITLNDFQGQPGFSSSHDATIKLVEAGTYDAGVLNEQVWRDRVKAGEVNLDKVVVLWQTPTYYDYHWVVNPQVKQRYGEDFPQKVQAALLKLDSKVPEQKEILDLFGAQKFIATQNGNYAKIEAVGREIGKIR, encoded by the coding sequence ATGAAAACTGGTTTGGTTGGTTTATGCCTTTTGTTACTGCCCCTAGTGGCTTGCTCACCCCAGACCAACTCGACAACATCCACACCGAATGCGACTAGTAAGGTGCAGCCGTTAATAGCAGGGGCCATCCCAGATCAAGATCCAGAGAAGTTACAACGGCTGTATGGCAAGCTAGCAGATTACTTAACTAAAGAGCTAAGTGTCCCCGTCCAATACAAGCCTGTGACCGATTACACCGCAGCCGTAACCGCTTTTAAGGTGGGTGATTTAGACCTGGTTTGGTTTGGGGGGCTGACAGGGGTCCAAGCTCGCTTACAAGTGCCAGGGGCGGAAGCGATCGCCCAACGCGACATTGACGAAAAGTTTCACAGCATCTTTATTGCCAATAAATCCAGCGGTCTAACTCCCATTCAAGACGAAAAGGGCTTAACAGCGTTGAAGGGGCACACGTTCACCTTTGGTAGTGAATCTTCCACGTCGGGGCGATTGATGCCGCAATATTTCCTCCAGCAAGCTGGCATCACTCTAAATGACTTCCAAGGCCAACCAGGGTTTTCTAGCTCTCACGATGCCACGATCAAATTGGTAGAGGCGGGAACTTACGACGCTGGCGTGTTGAATGAGCAAGTCTGGCGCGATCGCGTTAAGGCGGGAGAAGTCAATCTAGATAAGGTTGTGGTGTTGTGGCAAACCCCTACTTACTACGACTATCACTGGGTGGTGAATCCCCAGGTCAAGCAGCGTTATGGCGAGGACTTTCCGCAGAAGGTGCAAGCAGCTTTGTTGAAGCTAGATTCCAAGGTGCCAGAGCAAAAGGAAATTTTGGATTTGTTCGGGGCGCAGAAGTTTATTGCCACTCAAAACGGTAACTACGCCAAAATTGAAGCCGTGGGTCGTGAGATTGGCAAGATTAGATGA
- a CDS encoding phosphonate ABC transporter ATP-binding protein — MSVAVPILELKQVSQWFGAFPALADINLQIQTGERVALVGPSGAGKSTLISLLNGTLFPSQGEVWAIGRNLATLPPRTLRRVQQQIGTVYQQFHLVDNLRVVHNVNAGHLGHWSWLKAAISLLWPLEVKGAAKALTQVGIPEKLYDRTDQLSGGQQQRVALARVLVQDPAVILADEPIASLDPERSREIMDLLRHLSQSTGKTLVMSLHSIELAQSHCDRIIGLRQGRMIFDAPATTISPAMIAALYRIEPLN; from the coding sequence ATGAGTGTGGCTGTCCCGATTTTGGAGTTGAAACAAGTTAGCCAATGGTTTGGTGCGTTTCCTGCCTTGGCTGACATCAACTTGCAAATTCAAACGGGAGAGCGGGTGGCTCTGGTTGGCCCTAGTGGGGCGGGCAAAAGTACCTTAATCAGCTTGCTCAATGGCACCCTGTTTCCTAGCCAAGGGGAAGTTTGGGCGATTGGTCGCAATTTAGCTACACTTCCCCCTCGTACTTTGCGCCGAGTGCAGCAACAGATTGGCACTGTCTATCAACAGTTTCATCTGGTTGATAATCTGCGAGTGGTACATAACGTCAACGCAGGACATTTAGGCCACTGGTCTTGGTTGAAGGCAGCAATTTCTCTCCTCTGGCCTCTGGAAGTGAAAGGTGCTGCGAAAGCTTTAACTCAAGTTGGCATTCCCGAAAAGCTTTACGATCGCACCGACCAACTTTCTGGCGGGCAACAACAACGTGTCGCTTTAGCCCGTGTCTTGGTGCAAGATCCAGCGGTGATTTTGGCGGATGAGCCGATCGCTAGCCTCGACCCAGAGCGCAGTCGAGAAATCATGGATTTGTTGCGCCATCTCAGCCAAAGCACAGGCAAAACCCTAGTGATGAGCTTGCACTCGATTGAGCTGGCTCAGAGCCACTGCGATCGCATCATTGGCTTGAGACAAGGCCGCATGATTTTTGATGCCCCTGCAACCACTATCTCCCCTGCCATGATTGCGGCGTTATACCGAATTGAGCCATTAAATTAA
- a CDS encoding ABC transporter permease subunit: MPSRDRSSKASTNLPPRPSLLNQQTLWGVICLAAIAWSVQQTGIFSRSLFNPDGWALVKRFLAASLHPDLSPEFLWLTWRSTLTTLAYAVCGTSLSVVVGVIGGVLASEVWWQSVFPSKRQTVQFQFWRKKLHRVSFPQGDRWPWLSIRAALSVPRAIHEIIWGLFFVNIFGLDPLTAVLAIAIPFGAITAKVFSEILDETPRQPLLALLNSGVAPLSALTYGLIPQAFPNLLSYTFYRFECSIRSAAVLGIIGAGGLGYQILLSLQSLRYEQLWTLFFALFLLNGSIDFWSALLRHRLGLANRLDLNTLNLAQRPSLHQHAPVVVGSWLGVALLLPFSFWYVQADVSKLWQPRTLQLLSDVSRTAWPPHLTGISVTQLWELATQTLAMSILAMAIAGVGGILLSFPAAHNFFLPGGLLNPSKTSQAAKFWSTAGLLLTRFCLLVSRAIPAPIWALMWLFILFPGILPGAIALGLHNLGILGRLMAEVTENLDERPLKALKAQGAAATPIFLYGVLPPTLPRFVAYILYRWEVCIRETVIVGLVGAGGLGRLLTEQLSSFDYPGLLVTLSCFIGLTFLVDLISATLRKALR; this comes from the coding sequence CTGCCTAGTCGCGATCGCTCCTCTAAAGCCTCTACAAACTTACCTCCTCGCCCCTCGCTTCTAAATCAACAAACACTGTGGGGGGTGATCTGTCTTGCCGCGATCGCTTGGTCTGTGCAGCAAACTGGCATTTTTAGTCGCAGTCTGTTTAATCCAGATGGTTGGGCTTTGGTAAAGCGTTTTCTCGCAGCCAGCCTACACCCGGATCTCAGTCCAGAATTTCTTTGGCTCACCTGGCGCTCGACACTGACAACCCTGGCTTATGCAGTTTGTGGGACAAGCCTCAGTGTGGTGGTTGGTGTAATAGGAGGTGTCCTGGCTTCTGAGGTTTGGTGGCAATCCGTTTTTCCCTCTAAGCGTCAGACAGTTCAATTCCAGTTCTGGCGCAAAAAATTGCACCGAGTATCATTCCCCCAGGGCGATCGCTGGCCTTGGCTCAGTATTAGAGCCGCTTTATCAGTGCCACGGGCGATTCATGAAATTATTTGGGGACTGTTTTTCGTCAACATTTTCGGTTTAGACCCGCTCACAGCCGTTCTCGCGATCGCCATTCCCTTTGGGGCAATTACCGCCAAAGTCTTCTCCGAAATTCTGGATGAAACGCCGCGTCAACCCCTGTTAGCGCTTCTGAACAGTGGAGTTGCACCGCTGTCAGCATTGACTTATGGCTTGATTCCTCAAGCGTTTCCCAATCTACTCTCCTATACGTTTTACCGCTTTGAATGCTCGATTCGTTCTGCGGCTGTGCTAGGAATTATTGGCGCTGGCGGTCTAGGCTACCAAATCCTACTGAGTCTGCAATCGCTGCGCTACGAGCAATTGTGGACATTATTCTTCGCTCTGTTTCTGCTCAATGGCTCGATTGACTTTTGGAGTGCTCTCCTGCGCCACCGCTTAGGTTTAGCGAATCGGCTTGATCTCAATACTCTTAATTTGGCTCAACGCCCTTCTCTCCACCAGCATGCTCCAGTAGTAGTCGGTTCTTGGTTGGGCGTAGCGCTGTTGCTACCGTTTTCGTTTTGGTATGTCCAAGCCGATGTGAGTAAGCTGTGGCAACCTCGGACTCTGCAACTTCTGAGTGACGTGTCTCGGACTGCTTGGCCACCTCACTTAACTGGCATTTCTGTCACTCAGCTCTGGGAACTAGCAACGCAAACTTTAGCCATGTCGATCTTGGCAATGGCGATCGCTGGAGTTGGTGGTATCTTACTTTCCTTCCCAGCCGCTCATAACTTCTTTTTGCCCGGTGGCTTGCTCAATCCCAGCAAAACCAGTCAAGCCGCCAAATTCTGGAGTACCGCTGGTTTATTACTCACTCGCTTCTGCTTGCTCGTTAGTCGAGCCATTCCAGCTCCCATTTGGGCTTTGATGTGGCTGTTTATCTTGTTTCCTGGCATTCTTCCAGGTGCGATCGCTCTCGGCCTACACAATCTGGGTATCTTGGGCCGATTGATGGCTGAGGTGACAGAAAATTTGGATGAGCGTCCCTTAAAAGCGCTCAAAGCTCAAGGTGCCGCAGCCACTCCAATCTTTTTATATGGGGTTTTGCCGCCCACCCTGCCTCGCTTTGTCGCTTATATCCTGTATCGCTGGGAAGTCTGTATCCGAGAAACTGTGATTGTGGGCTTGGTGGGCGCAGGCGGCCTCGGTCGATTACTAACAGAACAACTCAGCAGCTTCGATTATCCAGGATTACTAGTTACGTTGAGTTGCTTTATTGGCCTAACCTTCCTGGTTGATTTAATTAGCGCCACCCTCCGCAAAGCTCTGCGTTAG